A single window of Agromyces aureus DNA harbors:
- a CDS encoding glycosyltransferase family 2 protein produces MPEQHHEATPSPLVGVSYVMPVLNDASHVRQAVESILAQDYEGPVEVLIALGPSIDGTSELVADLAERDPRVRVLDNEVGSTPAGLNLGIRAAVHPVVVRVDSHSMLPTDYTRIAVDVLERTGADNVGGIMDAQGETPFQQAVALAYTTKVGLGGSSFHVGGQAGPVDTVYLGVFRREALLRVGLFDERIKRGQDWELNRRLRADGGVVWFTPELAVTYRPRATLERLARQMFSTGLWRGELARSFPGTSGIRYFVPPVMVVGVLVGFVLGLIGLVQVAIGATPWLLLGFIVPVVYLLFVILATLVYARGHGLRTALWFLVVLPCIHVSWGAGFVPGYLALTSNIAQHTGR; encoded by the coding sequence ATGCCCGAGCAGCACCACGAGGCGACCCCGTCGCCGCTCGTCGGCGTCTCCTACGTCATGCCCGTGCTCAACGACGCCTCGCACGTCAGGCAGGCCGTCGAATCGATCCTCGCGCAGGACTACGAGGGCCCCGTCGAGGTGCTCATCGCGCTCGGTCCGTCGATCGACGGCACGTCCGAGCTCGTCGCCGATCTCGCCGAGCGCGACCCCAGGGTGCGCGTGCTCGACAACGAGGTGGGGTCGACGCCCGCGGGCCTGAACCTCGGCATCCGCGCGGCCGTGCACCCCGTCGTCGTGCGCGTCGACTCGCACTCGATGCTGCCGACCGACTACACGCGCATCGCGGTCGACGTGCTCGAACGCACGGGCGCCGACAACGTCGGCGGCATCATGGACGCGCAGGGCGAGACGCCCTTCCAGCAGGCCGTCGCCCTCGCCTACACGACCAAGGTCGGGCTCGGCGGCTCGTCGTTCCACGTCGGCGGTCAGGCCGGCCCGGTCGACACCGTCTACCTCGGGGTCTTCCGCCGCGAGGCACTGCTGCGCGTCGGGCTCTTCGACGAGCGCATCAAGCGCGGCCAGGACTGGGAGCTCAACCGGCGACTCCGAGCCGACGGCGGCGTCGTCTGGTTCACGCCCGAGCTCGCGGTGACGTACCGTCCGCGCGCCACGCTCGAGCGCCTCGCCCGGCAGATGTTCTCGACGGGCCTCTGGCGCGGCGAACTCGCGCGCAGCTTCCCGGGTACGAGCGGCATCCGCTACTTCGTCCCGCCGGTCATGGTCGTGGGCGTGCTCGTCGGGTTCGTGCTCGGCCTCATCGGTCTCGTGCAGGTCGCCATCGGTGCGACGCCATGGCTGCTGCTGGGCTTCATCGTGCCCGTCGTCTACCTGCTGTTCGTGATCCTCGCGACCCTCGTCTACGCCAGGGGCCACGGGCTGCGCACCGCGCTGTGGTTCCTCGTAGTCTTGCCATGCATCCACGTCTCGTGGGGGGCCGGGTTCGTTCCGGGCTACCTCGCGTTGACGAGCAACATCGCACAGCACACGGGAAGGTGA
- a CDS encoding NTP transferase domain-containing protein — protein sequence MTTQIVILAAGMGSRLGRSLPKPLTELSDGRTIMRQQFDNIEHAFGAGTDVTIVVGYKLEHIIEAFPQASFVYNEEYDQTNTSKSLMRALAASQAGGVLWMNGDVVFDPSILDRALPYIARDQSFVTVNHAKVSDEEVKYTISAEGYVKELSKTVKGGLGEAVGINYISSRDKATFLAHLRRVGDQDYFERGLELAIEKDGLLIEPMDITDLYAVEIDFAEDLERANHFV from the coding sequence ATGACCACCCAGATCGTGATTCTCGCGGCCGGCATGGGGAGCCGCCTCGGGCGCTCCCTCCCCAAGCCGTTGACCGAACTCAGCGACGGCCGCACCATCATGCGCCAGCAGTTCGACAACATCGAGCACGCGTTCGGCGCGGGTACCGACGTGACCATCGTCGTCGGCTACAAGCTCGAGCACATCATCGAGGCGTTCCCGCAGGCGTCCTTCGTCTACAACGAGGAGTACGACCAGACGAACACCTCGAAGTCGCTCATGCGCGCCCTCGCGGCGTCGCAGGCCGGCGGCGTGCTCTGGATGAACGGCGACGTCGTCTTCGACCCGAGCATCCTCGACCGCGCGCTGCCGTACATCGCGCGCGACCAGTCGTTCGTCACGGTGAACCACGCCAAGGTCTCCGACGAAGAGGTGAAGTACACGATCAGCGCCGAGGGCTACGTCAAGGAGCTCTCGAAGACCGTCAAGGGCGGTCTCGGCGAGGCGGTCGGCATCAACTACATCTCGAGCCGCGACAAGGCGACGTTCCTCGCGCACCTGCGCCGCGTCGGCGACCAGGACTACTTCGAGCGCGGCCTCGAGCTCGCCATCGAGAAGGACGGCCTGCTCATCGAGCCCATGGACATCACCGACCTGTACGCGGTCGAGATCGACTTCGCCGAGGACCTCGAGCGGGCCAACCACTTCGTGTGA
- a CDS encoding CDP-alcohol phosphatidyltransferase family protein, whose product MSQADPYARPSSIAELRAVTQPPEVRGRRNAEHWTASLYLRNLSPYLTWWLLKTRISANGVTGLMILVGWSTAAALLIPGIWGALLAVVLGQLQMLVDCCDGEVARWRRTSSPAGVFLDKVGHYSTEALIPLALGIRAAAYPLEFPADFLFTTLGALLALVIVLNKALNDMVHVARANAGLTKLADTHGETAPRGGLVAKLRKAAKFLPFHRLYHSVELTLIVFAAALVGLVFGQPFIDRVVLIALVPLAILAVIGHFVAIMASNRVRS is encoded by the coding sequence ATGTCGCAGGCCGACCCCTACGCGAGACCCTCGAGCATCGCCGAGCTCCGCGCCGTGACGCAGCCGCCGGAGGTGCGCGGCCGTCGCAACGCCGAGCACTGGACGGCGTCGCTCTACCTGCGCAACCTCTCGCCGTACCTCACGTGGTGGCTGCTGAAGACCCGGATCTCGGCGAACGGCGTGACCGGGCTCATGATCCTCGTCGGCTGGTCGACCGCGGCCGCACTGCTCATCCCGGGCATCTGGGGCGCGCTGCTGGCCGTCGTCCTCGGCCAACTGCAGATGCTCGTCGACTGCTGCGACGGCGAGGTCGCCAGGTGGCGGCGCACGTCGTCGCCCGCCGGCGTGTTCCTCGACAAGGTCGGCCATTACTCGACCGAGGCGTTGATCCCGCTCGCCCTCGGCATCCGCGCGGCCGCGTACCCGCTCGAGTTCCCGGCGGACTTCCTGTTCACGACGCTTGGCGCGCTGCTGGCGCTCGTGATCGTGCTGAACAAGGCGCTCAACGACATGGTGCACGTGGCCAGGGCCAACGCCGGACTCACGAAGCTCGCCGACACGCACGGCGAGACGGCACCCCGCGGCGGGCTCGTCGCGAAGCTCCGCAAGGCCGCGAAGTTCCTGCCGTTCCACCGGCTCTACCACTCGGTCGAGCTGACGCTCATCGTCTTCGCGGCCGCGCTCGTGGGGCTCGTCTTCGGTCAGCCGTTCATCGACCGCGTGGTGCTCATCGCACTGGTGCCGCTCGCGATCCTCGCCGTCATCGGCCACTTCGTCGCCATCATGGCGTCCAATCGTGTCCGGTCCTGA
- a CDS encoding glycosyltransferase family 2 protein, which produces MGKRPDDLARGIRSVLDQRQVEVDVVCVGNGWDPATAEPPLPAGVKTRHLPENLGIPAGRNAGVPEVEGETLFFLDDDAFLPSETFLHDGCRMLADRPELGLIQPRVVDPTGLTSPRRWIPRIRKGDPAHSSAVFSCWEGAVLMPRRVFDEAGGWADPFFYAHEGIELAWRVWDTGRVAWYAGDLEAAHPVIDPARHSYYYRLNARNRVWLARRNLPVVLVPLYVGSWTAIQVLRWFRQPAALKAWFGGWRAGWREHPGERRPMSWRTVWRMTRAGRPPVV; this is translated from the coding sequence ATGGGCAAGCGACCCGATGACCTCGCCCGCGGCATCCGAAGCGTGCTCGACCAGCGCCAGGTCGAGGTCGACGTGGTGTGCGTGGGCAACGGATGGGATCCGGCCACGGCCGAGCCGCCGCTCCCGGCCGGCGTCAAGACCCGGCACCTGCCCGAGAACCTCGGCATTCCCGCGGGGCGCAACGCGGGCGTGCCCGAGGTCGAGGGCGAGACGCTGTTCTTCCTCGACGACGACGCGTTCCTGCCGAGCGAGACCTTCCTGCACGACGGATGCCGCATGCTGGCCGATCGGCCCGAGCTCGGCCTCATCCAGCCCAGGGTCGTCGATCCCACCGGGCTGACGTCGCCGCGTCGCTGGATCCCGCGCATCCGCAAGGGCGACCCCGCCCACTCGTCAGCCGTGTTCTCGTGCTGGGAGGGCGCCGTGCTCATGCCCCGTCGCGTGTTCGACGAGGCCGGCGGCTGGGCCGACCCGTTCTTCTACGCGCACGAGGGCATCGAGCTCGCCTGGCGCGTCTGGGACACGGGGCGCGTCGCCTGGTACGCGGGCGACCTCGAGGCCGCCCACCCGGTGATCGACCCAGCCCGGCACTCGTACTACTACCGCCTGAACGCGCGCAACCGCGTGTGGCTCGCTCGACGCAACCTGCCGGTGGTGCTCGTGCCGCTCTACGTCGGATCGTGGACCGCCATCCAGGTGCTGCGCTGGTTCCGACAGCCGGCCGCGCTGAAGGCATGGTTCGGCGGGTGGCGCGCCGGCTGGCGCGAGCACCCGGGCGAGCGCCGCCCGATGTCGTGGCGCACCGTCTGGCGCATGACCAGAGCAGGGCGTCCGCCCGTCGTCTGA
- a CDS encoding ABC transporter permease — translation MSTTSVAYGDAHPLQRTRWSRYRHSLWLLTTRDLKVRYSTSALGYIWSVLDPLVMAGIYWFVFTQVFDRSVGQQPYIVFLLSALLPWMWFNGAVSDSTRAFLKDAKLVRSTMIPRTIWVNRIVLSKGIEFLLALPVLALFAIVFQAPVNWNLALFPLAIALQAVLTAGVCLIVAPLVVFFRDLERAVKLALRFLFYASPIIYGVADLPGQLHVWAAFNPLSGIFGLYRSAFFAQELDWFDVAIAALMSGALLAVGLLVFRGSVRQVLKEI, via the coding sequence ATGAGCACCACCTCGGTCGCCTACGGCGACGCCCACCCGCTGCAGCGCACCCGGTGGTCCCGCTATCGGCATTCGCTGTGGCTGCTCACCACGCGCGACCTGAAGGTGCGCTACTCGACGTCGGCGCTCGGCTACATCTGGTCGGTGCTCGACCCGCTCGTCATGGCCGGCATCTACTGGTTCGTGTTCACGCAGGTGTTCGACCGGTCCGTCGGGCAGCAGCCGTACATCGTGTTCCTGCTCTCGGCGCTCCTGCCGTGGATGTGGTTCAACGGCGCGGTCTCGGATTCGACGCGGGCGTTCCTCAAGGACGCGAAGCTCGTGCGCTCCACGATGATCCCCCGCACGATCTGGGTGAACCGCATCGTGCTCTCGAAGGGCATCGAGTTCCTGCTCGCGCTGCCGGTGCTCGCGCTGTTCGCCATCGTCTTCCAGGCACCCGTGAACTGGAACCTCGCGCTGTTCCCGCTCGCCATCGCCCTGCAGGCCGTGCTCACGGCCGGCGTCTGCCTCATCGTCGCCCCGCTGGTGGTGTTCTTCCGCGACCTGGAGCGCGCGGTCAAGCTCGCCCTGCGGTTCCTCTTCTACGCGTCGCCGATCATCTACGGCGTCGCCGACCTGCCGGGCCAGCTGCACGTGTGGGCCGCGTTCAATCCGCTCTCCGGCATCTTCGGCCTGTACCGCTCGGCGTTCTTCGCGCAGGAGCTCGACTGGTTCGACGTCGCCATCGCGGCCCTCATGTCCGGCGCACTGCTCGCCGTCGGCCTGCTCGTGTTCCGGGGCAGCGTTCGCCAGGTGCTGAAGGAGATCTGA
- a CDS encoding CDP-glycerol glycerophosphotransferase family protein, producing the protein MALRRDAGRAVKLAKEIWRSRRAQRALGEKLSDQAPFEPHRFRVGVYFADGKVNLYQLRQWYAPLAELAKRHPVLLLSRASGAALALLDESPLPVAYVRRVADLERVVHEQDLHVIFYVNQNAKNFQMMRYGRRWHVFINHGESDKMYMTTNQFKAYDYAFIAGDAARARLDKVLWDYDFDKRAIPIGRPQADHYLDDTDLPYTPDEREVVLYAPTWEGDRGAAAYGSIATHGVDLVKGLLATGRHRVIYRPHPRSGVVDRAYGAANQQIIQALAAANAADPTAQHVYDHGPNLGWQLAAADVAVVDISAMVYDRLAAGKPLLITRPTNPEAQIDTSGYLQACEWLDATDAAALVARVDEVSHDEAALERLGFWVERYFGDTTPGVTTERFHAAVDHLMAEWERFAAIHAADGEVDEHDETEDDDEVDPLT; encoded by the coding sequence GTGGCATTGAGAAGAGACGCGGGTCGCGCCGTCAAGCTGGCCAAGGAGATCTGGCGGTCGCGGCGCGCCCAGCGTGCGCTCGGCGAGAAGCTGAGCGACCAGGCGCCGTTCGAACCCCATCGCTTCCGCGTCGGCGTGTACTTCGCCGACGGCAAGGTCAACCTGTACCAGTTGCGGCAGTGGTACGCGCCGCTCGCCGAGCTCGCGAAGCGGCATCCGGTGCTGCTCCTCAGCCGTGCCTCGGGCGCCGCGCTGGCGCTGCTCGACGAGTCGCCGCTGCCCGTCGCCTACGTGCGTCGGGTCGCCGACCTCGAGCGCGTCGTGCACGAGCAGGACCTGCACGTGATCTTCTACGTCAACCAGAACGCCAAGAACTTCCAGATGATGCGCTACGGCCGCCGCTGGCACGTGTTCATCAACCACGGCGAGTCCGACAAGATGTACATGACCACGAACCAGTTCAAGGCCTACGACTACGCCTTCATCGCGGGCGATGCCGCACGTGCGCGGCTCGACAAGGTGCTCTGGGACTACGACTTCGACAAGCGAGCCATCCCCATCGGGCGTCCGCAGGCCGACCACTACCTCGACGACACCGACCTGCCGTACACGCCCGACGAGCGCGAGGTCGTGCTCTACGCGCCCACCTGGGAGGGCGACCGCGGCGCCGCGGCCTACGGCTCGATCGCGACCCACGGCGTCGACCTCGTGAAGGGCCTGCTCGCCACCGGCCGGCACCGCGTCATCTACCGCCCACACCCGCGCTCCGGCGTCGTCGACCGCGCGTACGGGGCCGCGAACCAGCAGATCATCCAGGCGCTCGCGGCGGCGAACGCGGCCGATCCCACGGCGCAGCACGTCTACGACCACGGCCCGAATCTCGGGTGGCAGCTCGCGGCGGCCGACGTGGCGGTCGTCGACATCTCGGCCATGGTCTACGACCGTCTCGCGGCCGGCAAGCCGCTGCTCATCACGCGCCCGACGAATCCCGAGGCGCAGATCGACACGAGCGGCTACCTGCAGGCCTGCGAGTGGCTCGACGCGACGGATGCCGCGGCCCTCGTCGCCCGCGTCGACGAGGTCTCTCATGACGAGGCTGCACTCGAACGGCTCGGATTCTGGGTCGAGCGCTACTTCGGCGACACGACGCCGGGCGTCACCACCGAGCGGTTCCATGCCGCCGTCGACCACCTCATGGCCGAGTGGGAGCGGTTCGCCGCGATCCATGCCGCCGACGGCGAGGTCGACGAGCACGACGAGACCGAAGACGACGACGAGGTCGACCCGCTCACCTGA
- a CDS encoding ABC transporter ATP-binding protein produces the protein MTDATATLPSTDDVYAIKAEGLGVRFRRNRRGRRSFKDLLSGRRRRTRPDEFWALRDVSITVRPGEAIGVVGRNGQGKSTLLKLVAGVMIADEGTVEVTGGVAPLIEITGGFVDDLTVRDNVYLTAGLHGMTRQQIDAKFDDVVDFSGVGDFLDTPYKHLSSGMKVRIAFAVISQLEEPILLVDEVLAVGDKAFREKCYARIEELLAGGRTMFFVSHNERDLRRFCTRGLYLDGGALQLDGPIGDVLDRYNAEHGTT, from the coding sequence ATGACGGATGCCACGGCGACCCTGCCATCGACCGACGACGTGTACGCGATCAAGGCCGAGGGCCTCGGCGTGCGGTTCCGCCGCAATCGCCGCGGGCGTCGCTCGTTCAAGGACCTGCTCTCCGGTCGGCGACGCCGCACCCGACCCGACGAGTTCTGGGCGCTCCGCGACGTGTCGATCACCGTGCGCCCCGGCGAGGCCATCGGCGTCGTCGGCCGCAACGGCCAGGGCAAGTCGACGCTCCTGAAGCTCGTCGCCGGCGTCATGATCGCCGATGAGGGCACGGTCGAGGTCACGGGCGGCGTCGCGCCGCTCATCGAGATCACGGGCGGCTTCGTCGACGACCTCACGGTGCGCGACAACGTCTACCTGACCGCCGGGCTGCACGGCATGACCCGGCAGCAGATCGATGCGAAGTTCGACGACGTGGTCGACTTCTCGGGCGTCGGCGACTTTCTCGACACGCCGTACAAGCACCTCTCGAGCGGCATGAAGGTGCGCATCGCCTTCGCCGTCATCTCGCAGCTCGAGGAGCCGATCCTCCTCGTCGACGAGGTGCTCGCGGTCGGCGACAAGGCCTTCCGCGAGAAGTGCTATGCGCGCATCGAGGAACTGCTCGCCGGCGGTCGCACGATGTTCTTCGTGTCGCACAACGAGCGCGACCTCCGACGCTTCTGCACGCGCGGGCTCTACCTCGACGGCGGCGCGCTGCAGCTCGACGGCCCCATCGGCGACGTGCTCGACCGCTACAACGCGGAGCACGGCACCACCTGA
- a CDS encoding ECF transporter S component: MRRTTTRVLLSCAAIGVGGGLVAGASGYLAAAFAAFGPLFYGITVGAHFLPSIVALALLKRPGTAVLAGVIAGLVGAVFAPWWIGRFVGTGLLVGALIELPFLVTRYRRWSPWMFYVSAVFSGIVLAIGVFIGLGAEHYTVWAWAIALPLWVLSPVAFTWIGRLIAARLARAGVAQSVGETP; this comes from the coding sequence GTGCGGCGTACAACCACCCGGGTCCTGCTGAGCTGTGCAGCGATCGGCGTCGGCGGCGGGCTCGTCGCCGGGGCGTCCGGCTACCTCGCCGCGGCGTTCGCGGCCTTCGGCCCGCTGTTCTACGGCATCACCGTCGGCGCGCACTTCCTGCCGAGCATCGTCGCGCTCGCCCTGCTCAAGCGCCCGGGCACCGCGGTGCTCGCGGGCGTCATCGCCGGTCTCGTCGGCGCGGTGTTCGCCCCGTGGTGGATCGGCCGGTTCGTCGGAACGGGGCTGCTCGTGGGCGCGCTCATCGAGTTGCCCTTCCTCGTGACGCGGTACCGGCGCTGGAGCCCGTGGATGTTCTACGTCTCGGCGGTGTTCTCCGGCATCGTGCTCGCGATCGGCGTGTTCATCGGGCTCGGCGCCGAGCACTACACGGTCTGGGCGTGGGCGATCGCGCTGCCGCTCTGGGTGCTGAGCCCCGTCGCGTTCACCTGGATCGGTCGGCTCATCGCGGCGCGACTCGCGCGGGCCGGCGTCGCGCAGTCCGTCGGCGAGACGCCCTGA
- a CDS encoding ABC transporter ATP-binding protein has protein sequence MTSVSRSENDDEAPEGTGTGVSAERGPSGARTEAGSSRTPASAGAAKRAPARRTGAAAAKTEAAEAEGVEAPAKTAAAKTTAARTTTPRSTAAKTTAATTTAAKTTASKATAAKTTAAKAAAAKAAAASSETDEGAPEAAGSKRTAASRAASAGAASARTDAAKTARTARTAAKTEAPSARTRAASAAAKQRQTQRVAAALTTETTAAERAPRRTAPLESLAPVEAAPNVEAAPAAPVEVAPTEKAPAEKAPVEVAEPVATAAVASLAVDEVAERDVAAPGTVEPAVVEPAVVEPAVVEPVAAEPVDPEPESVEEAVPEAAAVEELAPEAVIAEEPAPIVEPVTVEAVTIEAPSHAAVEAATAVAVIAAPAVKASPRKKRTLRVARAAPPADAPRVLAIDGLVKQFGGNTAVDHISLDVRAGSFFGIVGPNGAGKTTTLSMVTGLLRPDAGTVRINDIDAWADPRAAKRATGVLPDRLRLFDRLTGGQLLSYSGSLRGLDSRTVRERSADLIAAFGLDDAIDRLVADYSAGMTKKIALACAMIHAPRLLVLDEPFESVDPVSAANLTDILERYVAGGGTVVLSSHGMDLIERVCDSAAIIVGGRVLASGTLDEVRAGETLEDRFVELAGGRQAAEGMEWLHSFSD, from the coding sequence GTGACTTCTGTTTCGCGCTCCGAGAACGACGACGAAGCTCCCGAAGGCACGGGCACGGGGGTGTCTGCCGAGCGGGGGCCGTCCGGCGCGCGCACCGAGGCCGGCAGTTCTCGAACGCCCGCGTCCGCGGGCGCCGCGAAGCGGGCTCCCGCCAGGCGCACGGGTGCCGCGGCCGCCAAGACTGAGGCCGCCGAGGCCGAAGGGGTCGAGGCTCCTGCGAAGACCGCTGCTGCGAAGACCACCGCGGCGAGGACCACGACGCCGCGGTCGACTGCGGCGAAGACCACGGCGGCGACGACCACCGCCGCCAAGACCACCGCGTCGAAGGCCACCGCGGCCAAGACGACGGCCGCCAAGGCAGCCGCGGCGAAGGCTGCCGCAGCTTCGTCCGAGACCGATGAGGGTGCGCCCGAAGCCGCCGGTTCCAAGCGCACCGCCGCATCGCGCGCCGCCTCGGCCGGCGCCGCTTCGGCGCGCACCGACGCCGCGAAGACGGCGCGTACCGCGCGCACCGCGGCCAAGACCGAGGCGCCGTCGGCTCGCACGCGTGCTGCGTCGGCGGCGGCGAAGCAGCGGCAGACCCAGCGCGTCGCCGCAGCCCTGACGACCGAGACCACGGCGGCCGAACGCGCGCCGCGCAGGACGGCGCCTCTCGAGAGCCTCGCACCCGTCGAGGCCGCCCCGAACGTCGAAGCGGCCCCGGCTGCTCCGGTCGAGGTCGCACCCACCGAGAAGGCACCTGCCGAGAAGGCTCCGGTCGAGGTCGCCGAACCCGTCGCGACTGCAGCGGTCGCCTCGCTCGCAGTCGACGAGGTCGCGGAGCGCGATGTTGCAGCCCCCGGCACGGTCGAGCCTGCGGTGGTCGAGCCCGCGGTGGTCGAGCCTGCGGTGGTCGAGCCCGTGGCGGCCGAGCCGGTCGACCCCGAGCCCGAGTCGGTCGAGGAGGCCGTTCCCGAGGCCGCAGCCGTCGAGGAGCTCGCGCCCGAGGCGGTCATCGCCGAGGAGCCTGCTCCGATCGTCGAGCCAGTCACGGTTGAGGCAGTCACGATCGAGGCGCCCTCGCACGCCGCGGTCGAGGCCGCGACCGCCGTGGCGGTCATCGCGGCCCCGGCCGTCAAGGCGTCCCCGCGCAAGAAGCGCACACTGCGCGTCGCCCGGGCGGCGCCGCCCGCCGACGCGCCTCGCGTGCTCGCGATCGACGGACTGGTCAAGCAGTTCGGCGGCAACACCGCCGTCGACCACATCTCGCTCGACGTCCGCGCGGGCTCGTTCTTCGGCATCGTCGGCCCGAACGGCGCGGGCAAGACCACCACGCTGTCGATGGTCACCGGGCTCCTGCGTCCCGACGCGGGAACGGTCCGCATCAACGACATCGACGCGTGGGCCGATCCGCGCGCGGCCAAGCGTGCGACGGGCGTGCTGCCCGACCGGCTGCGCCTGTTCGATCGACTCACCGGCGGACAACTGCTGTCCTACTCGGGATCCCTCCGGGGCCTCGACAGCCGCACGGTGCGCGAGCGCAGCGCCGACCTCATCGCCGCGTTCGGTCTCGACGACGCGATCGATCGTCTCGTCGCCGACTACTCGGCCGGCATGACGAAGAAGATCGCGCTCGCGTGCGCCATGATCCACGCGCCGCGCCTGCTCGTGCTCGATGAGCCGTTCGAGTCGGTCGACCCCGTCTCGGCGGCGAACCTCACCGACATCCTCGAACGCTACGTCGCGGGCGGCGGCACGGTCGTGCTCTCGAGCCACGGCATGGACCTCATCGAGCGCGTCTGCGACTCGGCGGCGATCATCGTCGGAGGCCGCGTCCTGGCATCCGGAACCCTCGACGAGGTTCGTGCGGGCGAGACGCTCGAAGACCGGTTCGTCGAACTCGCCGGCGGGCGCCAGGCAGCGGAGGGCATGGAGTGGTTGCACAGTTTCTCCGACTGA